From a single Brassica napus cultivar Da-Ae chromosome C9, Da-Ae, whole genome shotgun sequence genomic region:
- the LOC106390274 gene encoding lysine-specific demethylase 5B isoform X4 produces the protein MCLVMGKGRAKAVEKRVLDQKLRGSLNVPSGPVYYPTEDEFKDPLDYIHKIKPEAEAYGICKIVPPSSWKPPFGLDLESVKFPTKTQEIHRLQFRPASCNSKTFQLEYSRFVEEHLGKKLKKRVVFEGDDLDLCKLFNAVKRFGGYDKVVKGKKWGEVYQFMSSGEKISKCAKHVLCQLYKEHLHDFEKYHSLMNADPAKGCKRNRRCSEFSSSKRRKIKADVKNPKVENEGEVDQACEQCKSDTHGEVMLLCDSCNKGWHIYCLSPPLNHIPPGNWYCLDCLNTDEDTFGFVPGKCLLLEDFKRIADRAKRKWFGAGPVSRTQIEKKFWEIVEGSGGEVEVMYGNDLDTSVYGSGFPRIGDKRPESVEANVWEEYCRSPWNLNNMPKLKGSMLQAIRHNINGVTVPWLYLGMLFSSFCWHFEDHCFYSVNYHHWGEAKCWYGVPGSAASAFEKVMRKTLPDLFDAQPDLLFQLVTMLSPTVLQENKVPVYTVLQEPGNFVITFPKSFHAGFNFGLNCAEAVNFATADWLPYGGSGAELYRLYRKPAVISHEELLCVVAKANCYDGKGSIHLKKELLRIYSKEKTWREQLWKSGILRSSPMFLPECPDSVGIEEDTTCIICQQFLHLSAIVCNCRPSVFACLEHWKHLCECEPTKLRLVYRYTLAELHGMVQEVEKSGDCKTQETKSSQRPSSGTKRSAASNKKEGMQVCQARPAEDWLRRASTVLLDVFSSVEYATLLKEAEQFLWGGSEMDHVRDVAKSLIKANIWAEAVDDCLSKVEGKANNDPEKVHLEFIDELLRVDPVPCFQSGHLKLKDYAEEARKLSEKIDCSLSSSPTITQLELLHSEVTSSPISLRKHKILSKKISSAKMLAKRARRYLAASKAPGIELDELFKLKSEILELQVTLTETEGILDLLKKSELARDKCSKVLSGSISLKNVEELLHEFDGFISINIPELNILRQYHVEALSWISRFNDTMVDVREGKDQQKLISDLSSLLHDGASLGIQVEGLPLVEVELKKASCREKARTVYAARTSLDFIEQLLSEAVALHIEEEKLFAEISRTLSTARCWEERASSILASETQMYDLKELVRMSVNIDAVLPSLKGIENTISLAETWLQNSEPFLSAASSMPSSPCSLLELPSLKDLVAQSKSLSVQLQEPRVLETLLLNCERWQCDNHPLLQETEDLLATVKTDDGKHSTILPKIMDLITRVDSARTSGLSLGLNLEELPKLQTASLKLGWCYKTILLGSSSPSPELPEDLGKPSLQKIQQHLEAGQALKLLPEEYRIGKRLVELNDTGQEWAKRARKVVTDSGALALEGVFELISEGENLPVIAEEELQSLRARSMLHCVCLKPYNSRSMVSCSQCGEWYHTYCVKLHWRPEAYVCSACCPVAESSPKIDLPRSMEPKTPSLNHRRARRAVATDAAVGDLQWKSRKRIQRVAKRSPQVHILPWFFSQEPK, from the exons ATGTGTTTGGTAATGGGAAAAGGTAGAGCTAAGGCAGTAGAGAAAAGGGTTTTAGATCAGAAACTCAGAGGATCTCTCAATGTCCCGTCTGGACCTGTTTATTACCCGACCGAAGATGAATTCAAAGACCCGTTAGATTATATACACAAGATCAAGCCTGAGGCAGAGGCTTATGGGATCTGCAAGATCGTTCCACCTAGTAGCTGGAAACCGCCTTTCGGTTTGGATTTGGAGTCTGTCAAGTTTCCGACAAAGACGCAAGAGATTCACCGGTTGCAGTTCCGTCCTGCTTCTTGCAACTCTAAGACGTTTCAGCTGGAGTACAGTAGGTTTGTGGAGGAGCATTTAGgtaagaagctgaagaagagaGTTGTCTTTGAAGGGGATGATTTGGATCTCTGTAAGCTGTTTAACGCGGTGAAGAGGTTTGGGGGTTATGATAAGGTTGTCAAGGGGAAAAAATGGGGTGAGGTTTATCAGTTCATGAGCTCTGGTGAAAAGATCTCCAAGTGCGCTAAGCATGTTCTGTGTCAGTTGTATAAAGAGCATTTGCATGATTTTGAGAAATATCACAGTCTGATGAATGCAGATCCGGCAAAGGGTTGCAAAAGGAATCGACGTTGTTCTGAGTTCTCCAGCTCAAAGAGAAGGAAAATAAAAGCTGACGTAAAAAATCCAAAGGTGGAAAACGAGGGAGAGGTTGATCAAGCGTGTGAGCAGTGCAAAAGTGACACACATGGTGAAGTGATGCTCTTGTGCGATAGTTGTAATAAAGGTTGGCATATATACTGTCTCTCGCCGCCATTGAACCATATCCCACCTGGGAACTGGTATTGCCTTGATTGCTTGAACACTGATGAAGACACTTTTGGCTTTGTGCCCGGTAAATGCTTGCTACTTGAAGACTTTAAGCGGATTGCTGATCGCGCCAAAAGGAAGTGGTTTGGTGCAGGGCCGGTGTCTAGGACGCAGATCGAGAAGAAGTTTTGGGAAATAGTAGAAGGGTCAGGTGGTGAGGTTGAAGTTATGTATGGTAATGACTTGGATACTTCTGTTTATGGGAGTGGTTTTCCTAGAATAGGCGACAAAAGACCAGAATCAGTTGAGGCAAATGTTTGGGAGGAATATTGCCGCAGCCCTTGGAATCTCAATAACATGCctaagttgaaaggatctatgCTTCAGGCCATTCGGCATAACATCAATGGTGTTACAGTGCCTTGGCTGTATCTTGGAatgctcttctcttctttttgttgGCATTTTGAAGACCATTGTTTTTACTCTGTGAATTATCATCACTG GGGAGAAGCAAAATGTTGGTATGGTGTTCCAGGCAGTGCGGCTAGTGCTTTTGAAAAG GTCATGCGAAAAACCCTACCTGATCTCTTTGATGCTCAGCCAGATTTGCTCTTTCAACTGGTTACTATGTTGAGTCCGACTGTCTTACAAGAAAACAAAGTCCCAGTCTACACAGTATTACAG GAGCCTGGAAACTTTGTGATCACGTTTCCAAAATCCTTCCATGCTGGATTCAATTTCG GTTTAAACTGTGCAGAGGCCGTCAACTTTGCCACTGCCGATTGGCTACCTTATGGTGGTTCTGGGGCGGAGCTGTATCGACTGTACCGTAAACCTGCAGTCATATCTCATGAAGAGCTTCTCTGTGTGGTAGCTAAG GCAAACTGCTACGATGGCAAAGGGTCAATACATTTGAAGAAAGAATTGCTCAGAATATATAGCAAGGAAAAAACTTGGAGAGAGCAGCTCTGGAAAAGTGGTATTTTGAGATCTTCTCCTATGTTTCTGCCTGAATGCCCTGATTCTGTGGGCATCGAAGAG GATACAACATGTATCATCTGCCAGCAGTTTCTCCATCTTTCTGCTATCGTCTGCAACTGCAGGCCATCCGTTTTTGCATGCTTGgag CACTGGAAGCACCTTTGTGAATGTGAACCTACAAAACTGCGCCTGGTATATCGTTATACCCTTGCCGAGTTGCATGGAATGGTTCAAGAAGTTGAAAAGTCTGGTGACTGCAAAACTCAAGAAACCAAAAGTTCACAACGGCCAAGTTCAGGCACCAAACGATCAGCTGCTTCTAACAAAAAG GAGGGGATGCAAGTTTGCCAGGCACGACCAGCTGAAGATTGGCTTCGTCGAGCATCAACGGTTCTCCTCGATGTCTTTTCCAGTGTTGAATATGCCACTCTTTTGAAGGAAGCAGAACAGTTTCTTTGGGGTGGATCAGAAATGGACCAC GTACGGGATGTTGCAAAAAGTTTGATCAAAGcaaatatatgggctgaagctgTTGACGACTGTCTTTCAAAAGTCGAAGGCAAAGCCAACAATGATCCAGAGAAAGTTCACTTGGAGTTCATCGATGAGTTGCTGAGAGTTGACCCCGTTCCTTGCTTTCAGTCTGGTCATCTTAAATTAAAG GACTATGCTGAAGAGGCTAGGAAGTTGTCTGAGAAAATCGATTGTTCTCTGTCAAGTAGCCCAACG ATCACCCAGCTGGAGCTATTGCACTCCGAAGTCACCAGTTCACCAATATCCCTAAGAAAACACAAGATCTTGTCAAAGAAAATATCTTCCGCAAAG ATGTTAGCTAAAAGGGCGAGACGCTATCTCGCCGCTTCAAAGGCTCCTGGAATTGAATTGGATGAACTTTTCAAGCTAAAGTCAGAG ATATTGGAGCTTCAGGTGACACTTACAGAAACGGAAGGGATCCTGGATTTGCTAAAGAAATCAGAATTAGCGCGTGATAAATGTAGCAAAGTTTTGAGTGGTTCTATATCTCTCAAG AATGTGGAAGAGTTGCTTCATGAATTTGATGGGTTTATTAGCATTAACATTCCTGAGCTGAATATCCTGAGGCAGTACCATGTTGAGGCTTTGTCTTGGATTTCACGCTTTAATGATACAATGGTTGATGTTCGTGAAGGCAAGGACCAACAAAAGCTGATCAGTGACCTGAGTTCTCTTCTCCACGATGGAGCATCCTTAGGCATTCAAG TTGAAGGGCTCCCTCTTGTTGAGGTTGAACTGAAGAAGGCATCTTGTCGAGAAAAAGCGCGAACG GTTTATGCTGCAAGAACGTCTCTGGATTTCATTGAGCAGCTGCTCTCGGAAGCTGTTGC ATTACATATCGAGGAAGAGAAGTTATTTGCTGAGATCTCCAGAACTTTGTCAACGGCGAGGTGTTGGGAGGAAAGAGCAAGCAGTATCCTTGCTAGTGAAACTCAGATGTACGACCTTAAAGAGCTCGTAAG GATGTCTGTCAACATCGATGCTGTTTTGCCCTCTCTGAAGGGCATAGAGAACACAATTTCTTTGGCTGAAACTTGGCTTCAGAACTCTGAGCCTTTTCTATCTGCCGCTTCCTCTATGCCGTCATCTCCGTGTTCTCTGCTTGAACTTCCTTCATTAAAG GACCTGGTCGCTCAGTCTAAATCGCTTAGTGTTCAACTTCAAGAGCCAAGGGTTCTTGAAACATTGTTGCTTAATTGCGAGAGGTGGCAGTGTGATAATCATCCGCTCTTGCAAGAAACTGAAGATTTGTTGGCCACTGTGAAAACAGATGATGGCAAGCATAGCACGATTCTTCCGAAGATTATGGATTTAATAACCAGAGTGGACTCCGCTAGAACATCTGGTCTGTCCCTTGGTCTTAATTTGGAAGAACTTCCCAAACTTCAAACGGCAAGTTTAAAACTAGGATGGTGTTATAAAACCATCTTGTTAGGCTCTAGTTCACCTTCCCCTGAG CTACCAGAAGATCTAGGAAAGCCCTCGTTACAGAAAATTCAGCAGCACTTAGAAGCG GGACAAGCACTGAAACTATTACCTGAAGAGTATCGCATAGGCAAGAGACTTGTGGAGCTAAATGACACTGGACAAGAGTGGGCAAAACGAGCTAGAAAA GTGGTGACAGACTCGGGTGCTCTTGCCTTGGAAGGAGTATTCGAGCTTATCTCGGAGGGTGAAAATTTGCCTGTCATTGCAGAGGAAGAACTTCAG TCATTACGAGCTCGAAGTATGTTACACTGTGTTTGCCTAAAGCCATACAACTCGAGATCCATGGTTTCTTGTAGTCAATGTGGTGAATGGTATCACACCTATTGTGTTAAACTTCATTGGCGGCCTGAGGCTTATGTCTGCTCCGCTTGCTGTCCAGTGGCAGAATCCTCTCCAAAGATTGATCTCCCTAG ATCAATGGAGCCAAAGACACCGTCACTGAACCATAGACGGGCAAGGAGGGCAGTAGCGACTGATGCAGCGGTTGGTGATTTGCAGTGGAAAAGCCGAAAACGCATCCAAAGGGTAGCTAAACGGAGTCCTCAGGTTCATATCCTTCCCTGGTTTTTCTCTCAAGAACCAAAATAA
- the LOC106390274 gene encoding lysine-specific demethylase 5B isoform X3: MCLVMGKGRAKAVEKRVLDQKLRGSLNVPSGPVYYPTEDEFKDPLDYIHKIKPEAEAYGICKIVPPSSWKPPFGLDLESVKFPTKTQEIHRLQFRPASCNSKTFQLEYSRFVEEHLGKKLKKRVVFEGDDLDLCKLFNAVKRFGGYDKVVKGKKWGEVYQFMSSGEKISKCAKHVLCQLYKEHLHDFEKYHSLMNADPAKGCKRNRRCSEFSSSKRRKIKADVKNPKVENEGEVDQACEQCKSDTHGEVMLLCDSCNKGWHIYCLSPPLNHIPPGNWYCLDCLNTDEDTFGFVPGKCLLLEDFKRIADRAKRKWFGAGPVSRTQIEKKFWEIVEGSGGEVEVMYGNDLDTSVYGSGFPRIGDKRPESVEANVWEEYCRSPWNLNNMPKLKGSMLQAIRHNINGVTVPWLYLGMLFSSFCWHFEDHCFYSVNYHHWGEAKCWYGVPGSAASAFEKVMRKTLPDLFDAQPDLLFQLVTMLSPTVLQENKVPVYTVLQEPGNFVITFPKSFHAGFNFGLNCAEAVNFATADWLPYGGSGAELYRLYRKPAVISHEELLCVVAKANCYDGKGSIHLKKELLRIYSKEKTWREQLWKSGILRSSPMFLPECPDSVGIEEDTTCIICQQFLHLSAIVCNCRPSVFACLEHWKHLCECEPTKLRLVYRYTLAELHGMVQEVEKSGDCKTQETKSSQRPSSGTKRSAASNKKQEGMQVCQARPAEDWLRRASTVLLDVFSSVEYATLLKEAEQFLWGGSEMDHVRDVAKSLIKANIWAEAVDDCLSKVEGKANNDPEKVHLEFIDELLRVDPVPCFQSGHLKLKDYAEEARKLSEKIDCSLSSSPTITQLELLHSEVTSSPISLRKHKILSKKISSAKMLAKRARRYLAASKAPGIELDELFKLKSEILELQVTLTETEGILDLLKKSELARDKCSKVLSGSISLKNVEELLHEFDGFISINIPELNILRQYHVEALSWISRFNDTMVDVREGKDQQKLISDLSSLLHDGASLGIQVEGLPLVEVELKKASCREKARTVYAARTSLDFIEQLLSEAVALHIEEEKLFAEISRTLSTARCWEERASSILASETQMYDLKELVRMSVNIDAVLPSLKGIENTISLAETWLQNSEPFLSAASSMPSSPCSLLELPSLKDLVAQSKSLSVQLQEPRVLETLLLNCERWQCDNHPLLQETEDLLATVKTDDGKHSTILPKIMDLITRVDSARTSGLSLGLNLEELPKLQTASLKLGWCYKTILLGSSSPSPELPEDLGKPSLQKIQQHLEAGQALKLLPEEYRIGKRLVELNDTGQEWAKRARKVVTDSGALALEGVFELISEGENLPVIAEEELQSLRARSMLHCVCLKPYNSRSMVSCSQCGEWYHTYCVKLHWRPEAYVCSACCPVAESSPKIDLPRSMEPKTPSLNHRRARRAVATDAAVGDLQWKSRKRIQRVAKRSPQVHILPWFFSQEPK, from the exons ATGTGTTTGGTAATGGGAAAAGGTAGAGCTAAGGCAGTAGAGAAAAGGGTTTTAGATCAGAAACTCAGAGGATCTCTCAATGTCCCGTCTGGACCTGTTTATTACCCGACCGAAGATGAATTCAAAGACCCGTTAGATTATATACACAAGATCAAGCCTGAGGCAGAGGCTTATGGGATCTGCAAGATCGTTCCACCTAGTAGCTGGAAACCGCCTTTCGGTTTGGATTTGGAGTCTGTCAAGTTTCCGACAAAGACGCAAGAGATTCACCGGTTGCAGTTCCGTCCTGCTTCTTGCAACTCTAAGACGTTTCAGCTGGAGTACAGTAGGTTTGTGGAGGAGCATTTAGgtaagaagctgaagaagagaGTTGTCTTTGAAGGGGATGATTTGGATCTCTGTAAGCTGTTTAACGCGGTGAAGAGGTTTGGGGGTTATGATAAGGTTGTCAAGGGGAAAAAATGGGGTGAGGTTTATCAGTTCATGAGCTCTGGTGAAAAGATCTCCAAGTGCGCTAAGCATGTTCTGTGTCAGTTGTATAAAGAGCATTTGCATGATTTTGAGAAATATCACAGTCTGATGAATGCAGATCCGGCAAAGGGTTGCAAAAGGAATCGACGTTGTTCTGAGTTCTCCAGCTCAAAGAGAAGGAAAATAAAAGCTGACGTAAAAAATCCAAAGGTGGAAAACGAGGGAGAGGTTGATCAAGCGTGTGAGCAGTGCAAAAGTGACACACATGGTGAAGTGATGCTCTTGTGCGATAGTTGTAATAAAGGTTGGCATATATACTGTCTCTCGCCGCCATTGAACCATATCCCACCTGGGAACTGGTATTGCCTTGATTGCTTGAACACTGATGAAGACACTTTTGGCTTTGTGCCCGGTAAATGCTTGCTACTTGAAGACTTTAAGCGGATTGCTGATCGCGCCAAAAGGAAGTGGTTTGGTGCAGGGCCGGTGTCTAGGACGCAGATCGAGAAGAAGTTTTGGGAAATAGTAGAAGGGTCAGGTGGTGAGGTTGAAGTTATGTATGGTAATGACTTGGATACTTCTGTTTATGGGAGTGGTTTTCCTAGAATAGGCGACAAAAGACCAGAATCAGTTGAGGCAAATGTTTGGGAGGAATATTGCCGCAGCCCTTGGAATCTCAATAACATGCctaagttgaaaggatctatgCTTCAGGCCATTCGGCATAACATCAATGGTGTTACAGTGCCTTGGCTGTATCTTGGAatgctcttctcttctttttgttgGCATTTTGAAGACCATTGTTTTTACTCTGTGAATTATCATCACTG GGGAGAAGCAAAATGTTGGTATGGTGTTCCAGGCAGTGCGGCTAGTGCTTTTGAAAAG GTCATGCGAAAAACCCTACCTGATCTCTTTGATGCTCAGCCAGATTTGCTCTTTCAACTGGTTACTATGTTGAGTCCGACTGTCTTACAAGAAAACAAAGTCCCAGTCTACACAGTATTACAG GAGCCTGGAAACTTTGTGATCACGTTTCCAAAATCCTTCCATGCTGGATTCAATTTCG GTTTAAACTGTGCAGAGGCCGTCAACTTTGCCACTGCCGATTGGCTACCTTATGGTGGTTCTGGGGCGGAGCTGTATCGACTGTACCGTAAACCTGCAGTCATATCTCATGAAGAGCTTCTCTGTGTGGTAGCTAAG GCAAACTGCTACGATGGCAAAGGGTCAATACATTTGAAGAAAGAATTGCTCAGAATATATAGCAAGGAAAAAACTTGGAGAGAGCAGCTCTGGAAAAGTGGTATTTTGAGATCTTCTCCTATGTTTCTGCCTGAATGCCCTGATTCTGTGGGCATCGAAGAG GATACAACATGTATCATCTGCCAGCAGTTTCTCCATCTTTCTGCTATCGTCTGCAACTGCAGGCCATCCGTTTTTGCATGCTTGgag CACTGGAAGCACCTTTGTGAATGTGAACCTACAAAACTGCGCCTGGTATATCGTTATACCCTTGCCGAGTTGCATGGAATGGTTCAAGAAGTTGAAAAGTCTGGTGACTGCAAAACTCAAGAAACCAAAAGTTCACAACGGCCAAGTTCAGGCACCAAACGATCAGCTGCTTCTAACAAAAAG CAGGAGGGGATGCAAGTTTGCCAGGCACGACCAGCTGAAGATTGGCTTCGTCGAGCATCAACGGTTCTCCTCGATGTCTTTTCCAGTGTTGAATATGCCACTCTTTTGAAGGAAGCAGAACAGTTTCTTTGGGGTGGATCAGAAATGGACCAC GTACGGGATGTTGCAAAAAGTTTGATCAAAGcaaatatatgggctgaagctgTTGACGACTGTCTTTCAAAAGTCGAAGGCAAAGCCAACAATGATCCAGAGAAAGTTCACTTGGAGTTCATCGATGAGTTGCTGAGAGTTGACCCCGTTCCTTGCTTTCAGTCTGGTCATCTTAAATTAAAG GACTATGCTGAAGAGGCTAGGAAGTTGTCTGAGAAAATCGATTGTTCTCTGTCAAGTAGCCCAACG ATCACCCAGCTGGAGCTATTGCACTCCGAAGTCACCAGTTCACCAATATCCCTAAGAAAACACAAGATCTTGTCAAAGAAAATATCTTCCGCAAAG ATGTTAGCTAAAAGGGCGAGACGCTATCTCGCCGCTTCAAAGGCTCCTGGAATTGAATTGGATGAACTTTTCAAGCTAAAGTCAGAG ATATTGGAGCTTCAGGTGACACTTACAGAAACGGAAGGGATCCTGGATTTGCTAAAGAAATCAGAATTAGCGCGTGATAAATGTAGCAAAGTTTTGAGTGGTTCTATATCTCTCAAG AATGTGGAAGAGTTGCTTCATGAATTTGATGGGTTTATTAGCATTAACATTCCTGAGCTGAATATCCTGAGGCAGTACCATGTTGAGGCTTTGTCTTGGATTTCACGCTTTAATGATACAATGGTTGATGTTCGTGAAGGCAAGGACCAACAAAAGCTGATCAGTGACCTGAGTTCTCTTCTCCACGATGGAGCATCCTTAGGCATTCAAG TTGAAGGGCTCCCTCTTGTTGAGGTTGAACTGAAGAAGGCATCTTGTCGAGAAAAAGCGCGAACG GTTTATGCTGCAAGAACGTCTCTGGATTTCATTGAGCAGCTGCTCTCGGAAGCTGTTGC ATTACATATCGAGGAAGAGAAGTTATTTGCTGAGATCTCCAGAACTTTGTCAACGGCGAGGTGTTGGGAGGAAAGAGCAAGCAGTATCCTTGCTAGTGAAACTCAGATGTACGACCTTAAAGAGCTCGTAAG GATGTCTGTCAACATCGATGCTGTTTTGCCCTCTCTGAAGGGCATAGAGAACACAATTTCTTTGGCTGAAACTTGGCTTCAGAACTCTGAGCCTTTTCTATCTGCCGCTTCCTCTATGCCGTCATCTCCGTGTTCTCTGCTTGAACTTCCTTCATTAAAG GACCTGGTCGCTCAGTCTAAATCGCTTAGTGTTCAACTTCAAGAGCCAAGGGTTCTTGAAACATTGTTGCTTAATTGCGAGAGGTGGCAGTGTGATAATCATCCGCTCTTGCAAGAAACTGAAGATTTGTTGGCCACTGTGAAAACAGATGATGGCAAGCATAGCACGATTCTTCCGAAGATTATGGATTTAATAACCAGAGTGGACTCCGCTAGAACATCTGGTCTGTCCCTTGGTCTTAATTTGGAAGAACTTCCCAAACTTCAAACGGCAAGTTTAAAACTAGGATGGTGTTATAAAACCATCTTGTTAGGCTCTAGTTCACCTTCCCCTGAG CTACCAGAAGATCTAGGAAAGCCCTCGTTACAGAAAATTCAGCAGCACTTAGAAGCG GGACAAGCACTGAAACTATTACCTGAAGAGTATCGCATAGGCAAGAGACTTGTGGAGCTAAATGACACTGGACAAGAGTGGGCAAAACGAGCTAGAAAA GTGGTGACAGACTCGGGTGCTCTTGCCTTGGAAGGAGTATTCGAGCTTATCTCGGAGGGTGAAAATTTGCCTGTCATTGCAGAGGAAGAACTTCAG TCATTACGAGCTCGAAGTATGTTACACTGTGTTTGCCTAAAGCCATACAACTCGAGATCCATGGTTTCTTGTAGTCAATGTGGTGAATGGTATCACACCTATTGTGTTAAACTTCATTGGCGGCCTGAGGCTTATGTCTGCTCCGCTTGCTGTCCAGTGGCAGAATCCTCTCCAAAGATTGATCTCCCTAG ATCAATGGAGCCAAAGACACCGTCACTGAACCATAGACGGGCAAGGAGGGCAGTAGCGACTGATGCAGCGGTTGGTGATTTGCAGTGGAAAAGCCGAAAACGCATCCAAAGGGTAGCTAAACGGAGTCCTCAGGTTCATATCCTTCCCTGGTTTTTCTCTCAAGAACCAAAATAA